Proteins from a single region of Thamnophis elegans isolate rThaEle1 chromosome 17, rThaEle1.pri, whole genome shotgun sequence:
- the LOC116520245 gene encoding acylphosphatase-2-like: MASSEFWAIDYEIYGEVQGVFFRKYTEEQGRKLGLVGWVKNTASGTVTGQVQGPKEKVEIMKNWLRSIGSPMSRIDQAVFSNERQITTLEFQSFTTKY; this comes from the exons ATGGCTTCTTCCGAGTTCTGGGCAATCGACTATGAGATTTATGGGGAAGTCCAAG GTGTCTTCTTTAGAAAG TACACCGAAGAACAAGGGAGAAAACTAGGATTGGTTGGCTGGGTGAAGAATACAGCCAGTGGGACTGTGACCGGACAGGTGCAGGGCCCAAAGGAGAAAGTGGAGATTAT GAAGAACTGGCTACGCAGCATCGGAAGCCCCATGTCTCGCATTGATCAGGCTGTGTTCTCAAATGAGAGGCAGATCACCACTCTGGAGTTCCAGTCCTTCACCACCAAATATTAA